The Phycodurus eques isolate BA_2022a chromosome 5, UOR_Pequ_1.1, whole genome shotgun sequence DNA segment CGCAGCTCCTCTGACTACAGTCTGGACTCCAAAAAGCGCAAAGTGGAGGAGAAGGACAGCATGAGCAGATACGTATGTCCCCGAAAAAGATGGTGCACGCAAagattactttaaaaaatttatttgtttactcCTGACGGCTTTATCTTCACAGGACAGCGATGGAGAGAAAAGTGATGACTTGGTGGTAGATGTATCCAATGAGGTGAGAAAACAACTCATCTGACGAttgtctctttttctttttttggggcacCCATTTAAAATCATGAAATTGTAATTTCTCTAGGACCCCGCCACGCCCCGGGCCAGCCCAGCACACTCGCCGCCTGAGAATGGCATCGATAAACCCCGTGCCCCCAAGAAGGACACACCAAACAGCCCTGCATCAGTGGCGTCCTCTGGAAGCACCCCATCCTCCAAGGCCAAGGAGCTCAGCCATGTAAGGCAGCAGAGAGTCAATTCAAACTAGGCCAGAAAGGGGTTTAAAAGAGCGAGCAAAGGGATATGTCCAAATAAATCTAGGACATTTTTGGCAGTGGATTAGAGAATAGCTGTCTGTGCTTTAAGTGCATGACTAAATATCAGGGATAATATTGTCCCAAGTCAGGATCAGTCAGGTCCTTGCTGTTAATAGCTCAATGTATTTAACTATTCcgggatttccccccccccccccccctctgccTCACTGAAAGATTAAAGCCAAAGCACTAAAAGGATAAAAAGTGCCTATCCCCATTGTGGTTGTAATAGGTTTTAGAATAAATAGCAGTTTATGGATCTGCAGGACTGTATGCGTTGTCAGAATTAGACTGGATTATGTTCAGTTTGCTCTCAAATTGTCAGTCTGAATGTTGCCCAGCTTCCCAGATTGTGAACATACACACTCCATCGTTCCCTCGACAGAATGACAAATCCTCCACGCCTGGCCTCAAGTCCAACACCCCCACCCCGCGCAATGATGCCCCCACCCCTGGCACCAGCTCCACTCCTGGGCTCAGACCCATCCTGGGCAAGCCACCAGGCATGGAGGCTCTCGGTTGGTAACATTCTCTTTTCTCTCTAGACATTGTAATACAGTGCTGGGCTTTCCCATCCTGTTTTCCCTCAACCTGCTGTTCTGTCACAAAGTAACGCGATGCTCTTCCTTTGTCTACAGCAGCGCCAGCCTTGCGTACACCTCTGTCCATCGCAGGCTCCTACCCCACGCCCTTTGCCATGATGGGTCACCATGAAATGAACGGAGGCCTGACAAGTCCTGGTGTGTATGCTGGTCTACACATTTCCCCTCAGATGAGCGCCGCAGCCGCTGCAGCCTATGGACGCTCCCCTATGGTAACGCATCTTCTGTGTTGATTAAGTGCCAATTGGGTCTAACAGCACTTAATAGCTAAGAATGTCGGAAGTACAAAGATTGGATCATTGATTACTTCTGGCGTTGTGGTTATTTTTCTGTTGTTAATGTGTGGTTTATTGTGTAGTCAATGTGAAACTGATGTCAAACGTTTTTGGGGAGTATGTTTAAAGGTTACTCATTGAAATATGGAATGAACTCGCACATTGACctgtattaaaatatattattagaatttccaaaacaattattataatGGCAAGAACTTGAAGAATTCTACATCTGTCCCATTAtccagtttttttctttgaatccAGGGTCAGAACTTCAAATGTCAGTCATCtggaatacacaaaaaaaagtgttatatttTAGATTTAGTTTTATGTATATACTATAGCCATCAGTTGTAATATAATGAATAATCATAAGttattaaataaatgataaaaagttAGGTTTTTTTTGGCTATGTAGGAGCTTTTTGCTTGTTCACTTTTGGCTAAAGTTTCCTTTTAACTATTAAGGTTCTAGATCATTAATTCTACGGGTGCTAAATGTTCAAGCCTTGGTGGCGGTATTGAGTAGTCTTATTTTGTTCTCTTTAAGGGTTTTGATCCTCACACCCACATGAGAGCCCCTGGCCTTCAAGCAAGCCTCACGTCCATCTCAGGAGGCAAACCGTAAGAACTACTTATTGAAGCAGtggttcaaaaaataaatacataaaaagacTTGAAAAAATGCGAACAGTTCATGTAAATCCCTTTATTCCCCCTCCAGTGCTTATTCCTTCCATGTGAGTGCCGATGGCCAGATGCAGCCTGTGCCTTTCCCACCCGACGCCCTGATTGGCCCTGGAATCCCACGCCACGCCCGTCAGATCAACACACTGAGTCACGGCGAGGTGGTGTGTGCCGTAACCATTAGCAACCCCACACGCCACGTCTACACGGGTGGCAAAGGCTGTGTCAAAATCTGGGATATCAGCCAACCTGGCAGCAAGAGTCCCGTGTCCCAACTAGACTGTCTGGTGAGGAGTGCCGCTGATTCACTGCTCACTCATCGAGTGCATTTTCACAACCGAGTTTGTTGTTTTGACAGGTATGAGCTGTTTAAACAAATGCTCGTTCCATTAGCAATAGTTATGATCCTTTGTGACACGAGGGCCACGccagacacgcacacataccCGTGACAGCTTCACTATAACAAAAACAGGCAAGTTTTCATTCAATAACAACATGAGCTCTAGATCACAAACATTTGAAGGCAGGAACAGATAACTATTACATGACAGTTTGCAAAGAatataaacacaacaaaggagACGGGACCGTAAAAATCTGTTGAAAAAAAGAGCCGACTAGCTTTGAGAAACACTTGTATTGATTTGTTATGacagcaggatttttttttttttttgctaccgaCTTCTTCCTAAATCTCCCAAAGCTGCACGACCCCGAACACGCATTGATTGGCTTTTGTGTCATGTCCGAAACAGAACAGGGATAACTACATCCGCTCCTGTAAGCTGCTGCCTGATGGCCGCACATTGATCGTGGGAGGCGAGGCCAGCACGTTGACCATCTGGGATTTGGCCTCTCAGACACCACGTATCAAAGCTGAGCTCACCTCCTCTGCGCCGGCGTGCTACGCCTTGGCTATCAGCCCTGACGCCAAAGTCTGCTTCTCCTGCTGCAGTGATGGAAATATTGCCGTGTGGGACCTCCACAATCAGACCCTCGTCAGGTAGGAAAAAAGCAGTTGCGCTGCGTGGGCCGCTTGAAGAaagctatattttttttctttttatagtaGATGTCTGTAATGTTTGgccttcttttatttttggttgTAGGCAGTTTCAGGGTCACACAGATGGTGCTAGCTGCATTGACATATCCCATGACGGCACTAAGCTATGGACAGGTGGCCTAGACAACACGGTCCGCTCCTGGGATCTGAGGGAGGGTCGACAGCTGCAGCAGCATGACTTCACCTCGCAGGTACGACAACAAACAAGCAGGGAATGGGAAGAAAACACGCCCCATCACAATGTTTGGTCATTTGGTAGTCATGATTACTCTGTTTCCAGATCTTCTCGCTAGGCTACTGCCCGACTGGCGAGTGGCTGGCTGTGGGCATGGAGAGCAGCAATGTAGAGGTGCTGCACCACTCCAAACCAGACAAGTATCAGCTGCACCTGCACGAGAGCTGCGTACTCTCCCTCAAGTTCGCCTACTGTGGTatgaacacacaaaaagccACAGATACCTTTACATACACTTGAGTTTATCAGTTCAGTCTGTtgatagttttttgttttgctcacaGGGAAATGGTTTGTTAGCACTGGCAAGGACAACCTGCTGAATGCTTGGAGGACTCCCTACGGCGCCAGCATATTCCAGGTATGTAgatcaatattttctttttggagCCGTTCCCAAATAATGCAAGTTTGGACTAAGAGCAAGGTCACCGCTACCGCTGTCTGTCAGGGCTCTTTTATCAGTGAAACCTGAGTTATTGACTTGATAAATAAGTTGTGAGGAAGGCGAACCAGGCTACCACTTTGCAATCGCTGCAATCTAATATTGCATTGCAGTCAACTGATCTTTTTCACTTCAAACAAAGTCGAACACTGCTTTCCAAGCCTGAATTGGTTCTCTTTATTTCTTGACACAGTCCAAGGAATCCTCGTCTGTCCTGAGCTGTGACATCTCCACGGATGACAAGTACATTGTGACAGGCTCTGGTGATAAGAAGGCCACAGTGTATGAAGTGATCTACTGAGAACGGAGCGCTTTGTCTGCAAGCGTGCTCTTGCTCAGGACCAGCACACTCCTCCTCCATGGATTCCCCCTCACAGACAGCATGGATGTTGCCCACAGCCCCGACATGGATGGACAGGAGGTTTGGCAGTGCCAGACCGAGGTGGATGTTTTTCTGGCCACCGGATGTTGTGACCTTCGGCTCTGCACTTCCTCATTCATCCAACTAACACTTGTACAGCGAGCGCAGTTCCCCAAAGGCACTAAGAAGAAAAtcatgttttgctgttttttgttttgtttcttggatatttcttctttttttttaatgtggaaataCATTTCCATGACACAACTAGAAGCGGCGCTTCGCTGTGGAGTTTCTCATTGGAGGTCCTGTGAAAAGTGTACAtaatggagtaaaaaaaaaaaaataaaataaaaaaaataaggcctTTTTATAGATTTATATTTTGGTGTCCAATTACGCTTGTGATGGTTCTTTCTTGTTCTCTGTGAATTATGTCCCCTCTGGGAATGAAAATTAGATTAGGACTTTGTAAGAGGAtattctatttcccttttccccTCTTCGCTGCTTTTTTCCACAGTGGTTGTGCTGGACGACCTTTACAGAAAtctaatttggattttttttttttctccccccccccccccttctccctGAAAAACAACCTTTTCCCTCCACTGGAATTTGCTTTAACACAGAACACAGATGATTGACCTATGGATTTTAACAGTGGAtaattctaaaaatgtttttgtcaaactGGAAGGAGGAAAATGGTGGTCTGTTAATTTTTGCTCGGACTCTGGAAGGGGAAAAAACCGCTCGATGAAGACCTCACTGTGTACTCTGGCTGCTTTCAGTAACATTAAAATGGATTACTATCTACCGAAGGACTGATGGCTTTTATGGAGAAGCAGCTGTGACTTGATTTTCAGCCTGTTAATGTGACGCTTCATTGCCTCATTCAACAAAGTCATCAGTCTAAATGGCCCTTCTCTATCTTGCTGGTGTTTGACGCTTTGTGACTGATATGCAAGTCTTACGGTGGCAAGTAAACATCATCAGCACATATGAAATTTTCAATATACTCTGTTTGCTTTTCTGAGTATCTCATAATATTCCACTACAACCTGCTCATAGAGGAGAATTGTCCCTGCGTAAACATATTCAACTCTCTCATGTCCTCGTCCTTGAAGACTGTACAGTTGGCAGTTGTTGATGAGTCAATAAactgtttttgtaattaaaaaaaaaaaaaaacatgtcttgGACTGCTGTCGAATTGAACTGAGTTTACTTTTGAGtatagtttttatttcaaagtCGAATAATTTCAGGTCCTTGGAAAGACATAGGGCCTCTTTGGATGCTGGCTTTTTTGAGGAACATTTCTTTCCTATCTGAGGAAGATGACCCCGAAGTACTGTGAGGGAAAGGTTGTTAGAATTCTAAAGAATGCTTGGGGAAGGTGCCTCGATGCAACCTTTAACTCACTTTTGGCATAGATTACTCCTGATCAAACTTCACGAAAGGATGTTGGCCCATAGTCGTTTACGGCAGCAATATTTTAAGCAACAGGCCACCGACGGAGTTTACAGACTACGCGAAGACGCTCGAGAGTACAGAAGCAAATCAAAACCCTAGTCTATGGCCAAGTGAGGAAGATAGCGTGATGCTGCAAAACAATAACTTACAATGTTAGGATGAGAGAGTTATTTTTTCGTAGCCCACAAATTTAAGCAATAAGAAAATAGAATTCCAACGTCATATTGAAAAAGGACTATGCGGGGGTAGAACATTTTCATATCAATATTAGTTTAGCGTCTTAAGTGATTGTCACTCTTTGCGACAACATTGAAGTGCAAGTACACAAGAAACGAAGGAGCGCTTATTGTTGTCTGTCTTTGAAAAATAGTACTGGTAGTTTCACGCGAGAGATTTGCAATACTCACCAATGTGTGATGACATcggttgattaaaaaaaggagTCGAGTTTATCTCAAACAGTGCTGTCTTTTCCAATGTTTGAAGGGAGCCACAGTTTCACTTCACGGTCAAATGATGTTTTCAGCAAAGTTTAAGGAAAGTTGGACTAAAGGTGAGGAGATTTAACTTTGACTTGTCATTGACTTTGTTGTATACTATTGGGGGTTACAAAGGATTTGTGGTGCAGAGATTATTTACGTATGCAGATGCTCTTGTCCGTATCAAATTTAGTCTGTAACAGTACTTCAGCTCGCAAAATGGTCTCAACAATGTCTCTGattcttgatatttttttcttcatatgaAAGATAACAGTTTACTTTGAGCTGACCTTATTATTGGAATctgattgttttgttgaatAACCTATGGTGCATTTATAGCAAATGTCCAAAGGTTTTCCATTACTTGGGTTaaagcacattttttattttgtgacttACCTTCCAATCAGGTAAGAAGTAAGATGTATTAAGATGTATTTGCATTTTGCCAAATGATTCAATGTCCAAAATGTTGAATATTACTATATAATAATACTGATGGTTTTATATGAATAGCTACAGACAGGTGATTAGAATGGTCGAGAATAGATTGTTCTAGATGATATCAGGATCCTTAAGAATGgtgcaaaaataatttgcatttGTCTCGACCACAATGTCTTACATCTGATGCCACTTCATTGTGTGATTTCCAACCAGAGGTTACCCATTCAGCAACTACAAATTCACTTTAACTCCAGATTtggctactgtatgttttgctgAAGTGCACAGGCTCGTAAACATTTGGACGATGCCCAGGGGATACATTGTGGTCTATTTTCAAAGCCGTATTTCTCGTCATCTCTGCTATTCTTTGTGTCTGGCTCGGCTCTCCATCTAGTTGCTAAACAGAGTCCCTTCCATGACAGTAAATGGGAGGTCGTCAGAAAACGACGGTAAATCCATGCAGGCAAGAGTTGACAAGTATCTCTGCAGAAGCACAAACATAAGAGAAGGCATTCTGGGTACTGTTAGAGAGATGGAAGGGAACTTGAATCCAGAAATGACATAACTTGCGTTAATATTGGAGGCACAAACTTGGTTCACCCATCAGTGTGCAGTGCGGTCAATACCTAGcaaccaaacttttttttttttttttttaaatcagtgtacGACAGTAGCATTATAACCTCACAATGTTTCTTTGAGCATTAATGTAAGACTTTATGCAGTGACGCTTGAGAAATATGACGCAATTGCTGCTCTTGAATTCTCTCAAGTGGGCTTTTGGTAGTTAAGTACTTTTGAGCGTGGATGATTTGAATGGCCCCGGCCCCGGTCCCTCCACTCCACAGCCAGGCTCCTCTAGGACTTTTGTGAGCCCTTCTTATGGCTACCTCTTCACAGATGTTGTTGTTAGATTATAATAGCAAGGCCGGATGCTTTCAGCATGGAGCCAACTGCCGTGCCCCGCTCTCACGGGCCCATTTGTTAACGGCTGTAGTCTTTCTTTTCCCACATGGTTGAAATGTATTCTTCCTCCAACATTTGTAGCCAAGGCTCCTTGCTCAAGTACAAATGTCTTCCTCACTTAATCAAACAAGTAGAATACTGTATCTCCAGATGCAAAATTGTACCTCTGAGTGGCTATTGCTGCgtactcggggggggggggggggggggggttattgtCATTGTCTCGCCTTCCGCTGATCGGGCTTTCAGTACTTTCTCATGGAGGAGCCCATGTTAAGAGTGTTGTACACCAAACACAAGAACAAGGTCCAGTATTCCACTTCTGCCTGTATTGTTGAGGCCAAGACCCTCTAGAAAATTAATGGGGTGGGGTCGGGGTTTTCAAATGCCAATACATGCAAATGACTGCTGCCAGGCTTTGGTCGCGGTCTGCCAGCCaagtggcttttttttgttctctcccTCATCACGCTCTTTCTTTCGACAGCAGGGGAAAGAGAGGGACTGGCACCATGATGAAATGCAGAATAATAATCCCTTAATCACCTGAGTATTGCCAGTTTGAGGTTTTATCTGCAATGGATGTGAAAGCCTCCAGTGCCAAGTGATTACAGCATTTGATCTGGGTAATCATGTCTTCACTGGCCTGCCTAGGGCCCGAAGGCTGTGTAGCTCTAATCCACAGTGCATTCTGGTGGAATCGCATTACACAAAGACCACCAGGGTTCTCCTCGAAGGGGTGGGTTAAAGGAAGAGGTTGTCATGGAAACAGGCGTTTCTTTCTCCAtctcctacacacacacacacagcctccTGGGGTAGATAAGCAAAGGACAGGTTCTATGTTTACTTCCCATGAAGCCTCCAATCCCCTAGCAGGCCAAGTTCTGATAAGACCCGTACAGCCAGCGACCACAGGCAGAAGATAAGCAGCCCAGCCAAGGCGAGCCGCCATCAGCCGC contains these protein-coding regions:
- the tle3a gene encoding transducin-like enhancer protein 3-A; this encodes MYPQGRHPAPHQPGQPGFKFTVAESCDRIKDEFQFLQAQYHSLKVEYDKLANEKTEMQRHYVMYYEMSYGLNIEMHKQTEIAKRLNAILAQIMPFLSQEHQQQVAQAVERAKQVTMTELNAIIGQQQLQAQHLSHAAHGPPVQLPPHPSGLQPPGIPPVTGSGSGLLALGALGSQAHLPVKDEKNHHDLEHRGEVQLAADGRNNSISPSESLRTASEKHRSSSDYSLDSKKRKVEEKDSMSRYDSDGEKSDDLVVDVSNEDPATPRASPAHSPPENGIDKPRAPKKDTPNSPASVASSGSTPSSKAKELSHNDKSSTPGLKSNTPTPRNDAPTPGTSSTPGLRPILGKPPGMEALAAPALRTPLSIAGSYPTPFAMMGHHEMNGGLTSPGVYAGLHISPQMSAAAAAAYGRSPMGFDPHTHMRAPGLQASLTSISGGKPAYSFHVSADGQMQPVPFPPDALIGPGIPRHARQINTLSHGEVVCAVTISNPTRHVYTGGKGCVKIWDISQPGSKSPVSQLDCLNRDNYIRSCKLLPDGRTLIVGGEASTLTIWDLASQTPRIKAELTSSAPACYALAISPDAKVCFSCCSDGNIAVWDLHNQTLVRQFQGHTDGASCIDISHDGTKLWTGGLDNTVRSWDLREGRQLQQHDFTSQIFSLGYCPTGEWLAVGMESSNVEVLHHSKPDKYQLHLHESCVLSLKFAYCGKWFVSTGKDNLLNAWRTPYGASIFQSKESSSVLSCDISTDDKYIVTGSGDKKATVYEVIY